The proteins below come from a single Pichia kudriavzevii chromosome 2, complete sequence genomic window:
- a CDS encoding uncharacterized protein (PKUD0B12220; similar to Saccharomyces cerevisiae YDR319C; ancestral locus Anc_5.350), with the protein MMGINEYTFPIGFLLVLTGTEPLRLLKDAYLPDFNPKKWPLISPDGFLNKFLAGHSFEIFTLVFIILQTYKLIVVIKMKPLLPTSDMTQIYDCLQGSKSDVSLIDTMKDSGNKKAATFRYSGVQMIKLAGIFMPVITCIVWFFGPSLYERIHRITGGHCIGHPETVFYRSCVSSGWRYEGGFKSSGHSLITCTFASALSWETVSLNKWIVLMNRITELPVRVSGSCKLLQLAFLALCLAWLMMFTVTCMFYHSFMERVVGTLCALLIVYFVCFRLKL; encoded by the coding sequence ATGATGGGTATCAACGAATATACATTTCCTATAGGgtttttgttggttttgaCTGGTACAGAGCCATTGAGGTTGCTCAAAGATGCATATCTTCCCGATTTCAACCCCAAAAAATGGCCGCTTATTAGTCCAGATGGTTTCCTAAATAAATTCCTAGCAGGACATtcatttgaaatattcacTCTTGTCTTCATTATTCTTCAGACGTACAAGTTGATTGTTGTGATAAAGATGAAACCTTTGTTGCCTACATCAGACATGACACAGATATATGATTGTTTGCAGGGAAGCAAATCAGATGTATCGTTGATAGATACAATGAAGGATTCgggaaacaaaaaagcTGCAACGTTTCGGTATTCAGGCGTGCAGATGATAAAATTAGCTGGTATATTTATGCCAGTGATTACGTGCattgtttggttttttgGCCCGTCCTTATATGAGCGCATCCATCGTATCACTGGCGGCCATTGTATTGGACATCCGGAAACCGTATTCTACAGATCATGCGTCAGTAGTGGTTGGAGGTACGAAGGAGGTTTTAAATCTAGCGGGCATTCCTTAATAACTTGCACGTTTGCTTCTGCACTAAGTTGGGAAACcgtttctttgaataagtGGATTGTATTGATGAACCGTATAACTGAATTGCCTGTCCGAGTGAGTGGATCATGCAAGTTGCTACAATTAGCGTTCTTGGCACTTTGTTTAGCATGGCTAATGATGTTCACGGTGACCTGCATGTTCTACCACAGCTTCATGGAGAGAGTGGTGGGCACCTTATGTGCACTTTTAATCGTTTATTTCGTTTGTTTTAGACTAAAGTTATAA
- a CDS encoding uncharacterized protein (PKUD0B12230; similar to Saccharomyces cerevisiae YDR318W (MCM21); ancestral locus Anc_5.349) → MLADQELQNEIQDLEREVEELEKQLENSDSSTLLDTIGPVDELLHDILYDTNSSDQKYCQDDIGDGITIMRTTELRELHETEIPKIQMENVYRLNGISFFPISNDPQREFLGVRFDVFREETSKFDPPHYVILKRDIIENSHKSVASSNSGNWRWSVFQTTISKGIPVFELAAKYLSQAYSGTPGSGSDKDTVEIANMNLDAVIKFAMQVYQQL, encoded by the coding sequence ATGCTAGCTGATCAAGAGTTGCAGAACGAAATACAAGACTTGGAGAGGGAAGTAGAAGAGTTAGAGAAACAATTAGAAAACTCGGACAGTTCTACCCTCTTAGACACTATTGGCCCTGTAGATGAGCTGCTACACGACATTCTCTACGACACAAACTCGAGTGATCAAAAGTACTGCCAGGATGATATTGGGGATGGCATTACTATTATGCGAACAACTGAATTGAGAGAGCTACACGAGACTGAAATCCCCAAAATACAAATGGAAAACGTTTATAGGTTGAATGGGATATCCTTTTTCCCTATCTCTAATGATCCTCAGCGTGAATTTCTTGGTGTCAGATTTGATGTGTTCAGAGAAGAGACATCCAAGTTTGATCCTCCACACTATGTGATCCTAAAACGAGACATAATCGAGAATAGTCATAAATCAGTGGCATCTTCAAACTCTGGAAATTGGAGGTGGTCAGTTTTCCAAACAACAATTTCTAAGGGTATTCCAGTGTTTGAACTTGCTGCTAAATATTTGAGCCAAGCTTACTCAGGTACCCCAGGTAGTGGCTCTGATAAGGATACGGTTGAAATCGCAAACATGAATTTGGACGCGGTGATAAAATTTGCCATGCAGGTATATCAACAGCTCTGA
- a CDS encoding uncharacterized protein (PKUD0B12240; similar to Saccharomyces cerevisiae YJL035C (TAD2); ancestral locus Anc_5.238) — MQANEHYKYMQMAVAYGAVALENKEVPVTAVLVHNESKEVLFKAHNMTNITLNGTAHAEFIIYKHLMEMYPDSHLEKWKKSTLYVTVEPCIMCASMLDQVGISTVVFGCPNERFGGNGSVFNIRYNSNYKIIPGVCHKDGISLLRQFYINENDRSPNSINKKKRVLKLEDFPKFNYSKFITLEEFTNIWGIEFRSIYENNEFLEFNENGELQPPKKSESKRIKT; from the coding sequence ATGCAAGCGAATGAACATTACAAATATATGCAAATGGCCGTTGCATATGGTGCAGTTGCAttggaaaacaaagaggTTCCAGTCACTGCTGTTTTGGTACACAACGAAAGCAAGGAAGTTTTATTTAAGGCTCACAACATGACGAACATAACTTTAAATGGTACGGCACATGCTGAATTTATCATTTACAAGCATTTAATGGAGATGTATCCCGATTCCCATTTAGAGAAGTGGAAAAAATCGACGCTGTATGTCACCGTCGAGCCATGCATTATGTGTGCGTCCATGCTAGATCAAGTGGGGATATCAACGGTTGTATTTGGGTGTCCCAATGAGAGGTTTGGGGGTAATGGCAGCGTGTTCAATATAAGGTACAATTCAAATTATAAAATCATCCCTGGAGTGTGCCACAAGGATGGAATATCGTTATTGAGACAATTTTATATAAACGAGAATGATCGAAGTCCAAACAGCAtcaataagaaaaaaagggtTTTGAAACTGGAGGACTTTCCTAAATTTAACTACTCAAAATTCATTACTTTGGAAGAATTTACAAATATTTGGGGTATTGAATTTCGATCCATCTATGAAAACAACGAATTCCTGGAATTCAACGAAAATGGCGAATTGCAACCACCTAAAAAATCCGAGTCAAAGAGGATAAAGACCTGA
- a CDS encoding uncharacterized protein (PKUD0B12250; similar to Saccharomyces cerevisiae YJL036W (SNX4); ancestral locus Anc_5.237), with amino-acid sequence MADQFTSVQWEDGENISHSISNNTGADKTQTQPNVHSDGESINQSTPTSSSPIGNNSILNDNQREENPFGILRNSSKNTLGLENNSKELEGSGLITQTMILGSETETTQTTSHDNANEEQLKSEQASLGSIDHLNGPTKGDEYSASTSQTNETFNAVTEPLHFKLIVEVTDPVTEHEGSNTFTNYHLKVETDSKKLSSTNYTIVRRYSDFDTLFKCLSYDFPTVLIPPLPNKQRLKYIKGGRFTEEFVVKRCNSLNIFMQRVTKHEILRNSDVLMIFLENSQYWHTYKSNLNFNETNITHANSGVEGFTEFLMNSFKKPTMESKYTKNFKEIESQRIKLQENLNKIDKIYGKVINKQESISKELNGIGDEFNKLTILLNNDFNGKFREEENLDKGTKELVMQFKVFSENLKKVGGNYHDLNKYIEFNYINGLKDLEHYLISLGNLIKLKDNKIIDYEMLNNYLEKTVTEKENLENGGSLTSTTEGTISYLSRKFETLTGLKNTSPPNDPHLSTNDSTNKSLIDDRIRKLNSRIELLEKERENAKQVYTRYELDLLKEWNQFKSIKDYEIVESLGHLSDQYIKLYSESYEKWEKLQLNDTKLEMPNKLTDEGKEEYFGNNVVLQNDEEIKNMLHGVEL; translated from the coding sequence ATGGCAGACCAGTTTACCTCTGTACAATGGGAAGATGGTGAGAATATTAGTCACTCAATCTCCAATAATACTGGAGCAGACAAAACACAAACGCAGCCAAATGTGCATTCTGATGGAGAATCAATAAATCAGAGCACACCGACCTCCTCTTCGCCGATTGGAAACAATTCGATTCTCAATGACAACCAGCGGGAAGAAAATCCATTTGGtatattgagaaattcaagtAAGAACACCCTTGGGTTGGAGAATAATAGTAAAGAACTCGAAGGGAGTGGATTGATCACACAGACAATGATTCTTGGTTCAGAAACAGAGACAACACAAACAACTAGTCATGACAATGCTAACGAAGAGCAACTGAAAAGTGAACAAGCAAGTCTAGGAAGTATTGATCACTTAAATGGACCAACAAAAGGAGATGAATATTCCGcttcaacttctcaaaCCAATGAGACATTCAATGCCGTCACTGAACCGCTGCATTTTAAGCTAATTGTTGAAGTCACCGATCCAGTAACTGAGCATGAAGGTTCAAACACATTCACCAATTACCATCTAAAAGTTGAAACAGATAGTAAAAAGTTGTCCAGTACTAATTACACTATTGTCCGTCGCTATTCAGATTTCGACACCTTATTCAAATGCTTATCATATGATTTCCCAACCGTATTAATTCCTCCCCTACCTAATAAGCAGCGGTTGAAATACATAAAGGGAGGCAGGTTTACTGAAGAGTTTGTTGTGAAACGTTGCAACTCCTTGAACATATTCATGCAGAGAGTCACTAAACACGAAATCTTAAGGAATAGTGAtgttttgatgattttcttGGAGAATTCACAATACTGGCACACCTATAAATCCAACTTAAACTTCAACGAGACAAATATAACACATGCAAACTCAGGTGTTGAAGGGTTCACAGaatttttgatgaattccTTTAAGAAACCGACAATGGAAAGTAAATACaccaaaaatttcaaagaaattgaaagtcAACGAATCAAATTACAGGAGAACTTGAATAAGATTGATAAGATATATGGAAAAGTGataaataaacaagaaaGCATATCCAAAGAGTTGAATGGTATTGGTGATGAATTTAATAAGTTAACCATATTACTAAATAATGATTTTAATGGGAAGTTTAGAGAAGAGGAGAATTTGGATAAAGGTACCAAAGAACTAGTTATGCAAtttaaagttttctctgagaatttgaaaaaagtaGGTGGGAATTATCATGATTTGAacaaatatattgaattCAACTACATTAACGGCTTGAAGGATCTTGAGCATTACTTGATATCACTTGGAAATCTAATCAAACTGAAAGACAACAAAATAATCGATTATGAGATGCTAAACAACTACCTTGAAAAAACCGTCACCGAGAAAGAGAACTTGGAAAATGGGGGTTCTTTGACATCAACAACCGAAGGTACGATATCATATCTAAGTAGAAAGTTCGAAACTCTAACGggattgaaaaataccTCGCCGCCAAATGATCCACATCTTTCAACCAACGATTCAACTAATAAAAGTTTGATTGACGATCGCATTAGGAAGTTGAACTCCAGAATCGAGTTGTTGGAAAAGGAAAGGGAGAATGCTAAACAAGTGTACACACGGTATGAGTTGGACCTCCTTAAGGAATGGAACCAATTTAAATCTATCAAAGATTATGAGATAGTTGAATCGTTGGGTCACTTGAGTGATCAATATATCAAGCTTTACTCAGAATCGTATGAGAAGTGGGAAAAGCTCCAATTGAATGACACAAAGTTGGAGATGCCCAATAAGTTGACCGACGAAGGTAAGGAAGAGTATTTCGGTAACAATGTTGTGCTTCAAAATGATGAGGAGATAAAAAATATGCTACACGGTGTAGAACTATAG
- a CDS encoding uncharacterized protein (PKUD0B12260; similar to Saccharomyces cerevisiae YCL037C (SRO9) and YDR515W (SLF1); ancestral locus Anc_1.36), with the protein MKMSATTSSYAKAALNQQDPSISDSPAPSAPAPALAPAQDPASSQQPVPSSPNQKEHVAPELAPAPLPLTNAWGKPTQQTTPSVDLEAILDSKLHSQSGPSSLSVTSPTGKWVPFKGATITISDSSTYSNKRKPRKSKKKSNPTDSKKSGNHIHNNNSNNAANNRKSAKTNSEKRDSFPSVSLNQTSENVEDMGNVNENPDTLLVDGQTNDQPKSHGETKTENGANNSTNGVNNLHQTQRHHNNQRYSTQQRHNGHSHHHAHHQNHNHTNNHNHRHHNYYQNNNQRHGNVQHGYHQHRSNYRNYNNYNRHYTNHGGNIMNWIADSRIHAVASVAAQLNYYFDISNLLKDIYLRKHMNSQGWIDLTFVSQFYRVRAFSCGDLSVIRDALDQSLHFEWGYLESKEDASDETNLTNPIQKIKVRAIKNPLNWVLSETEREGCGLDELCPTVIQAKSEPKINEESGVNKNTPTQEQTESNTESNNDKI; encoded by the coding sequence ATGAAAATGTCTGCAACAACTTCATCGTATGCCAAGGCTGCTCTAAACCAACAAGATCCTTCCATCTCTGATAGTCCAGCTCCTTCTGCTCCTGCTCCTGCTCTTGCTCCTGCTCAAGATCCAGCGTCCTCTCAACAGCCGGTCCCTTCTTCCCCAAACCAGAAGGAACACGTGGCTCCAGAACTAGCTCCTGCTCCCCTACCTTTAACTAACGCTTGGGGCAAACCCACACAACAGACAACCCCATCGGTTGATTTGGAAGCTATATTGGACTCTAAGCTCCATTCCCAGAGCGGACCATCCTCTTTGTCGGTCACCTCTCCAACCGGTAAATGGGTGCCCTTTAAAGGCGCTACAATCACCATCTCAGATTCTTCCACTTACTCAAACAAGAGGAAACCTAGAAAatcgaaaaagaaatcaaaccCAACCGATAGTAAAAAGTCAGGTAATCACATTCACAACAATAATAGCAACAATGCTGCCAATAACAGAAAGTCTGCCAAGACCAACTCGGAAAAGAGAGATTCCTTTCCAAGTGTTTCCTTAAATCAAACTTCTGAAAATGTCGAAGATATGGGAAACGTGAATGAAAATCCAGACACTTTGCTAGTTGATGGCCAAACCAACGACCAACCAAAGTCACATGGCGAAACCAAGACCGAAAATGGAGCCAACAACAGTACTAACGGTGTCAACAACCTCCATCAAACCCAAAGACATCATAACAACCAAAGGTATAGTACCCAGCAACGTCATAATGGTCACTCTCATCATCATGCTCATCACCAGAACCATAACCACAccaacaaccacaaccatCGCCACCATAATTACTACCAAAACAATAACCAAAGACATGGCAATGTCCAACATGGATATCACCAACACAGAAGTAATTACAGAAACTACAACAATTACAACCGTCACTACACAAACCACGGTGGTAACATTATGAATTGGATCGCTGATTCTCGTATACATGCTGTTGCATCGGTTGCTGCACAATTGAACTACTACTTTGACATCTCAAACCTCTTGAAAGACATCTACCTAAGAAAACATATGAACTCTCAAGGTTGGATCGATTTGACATTTGTATCCCAATTTTACAGGGTTCGAGCTTTCAGTTGTGGCGACCTCTCGGTCATTAGAGATGCATTGGACCAATCGCTTCATTTTGAATGGGGCTATCTTGAGTCAAAGGAAGACGCATCTGACGAAACAAACCTCACCAACCCAATCcagaaaatcaaagttaGGGCTATCAAGAACCCACTCAACTGGGTGTTGTCTGAGACAGAACGTGAAGGTTGTGGTTTGGATGAGCTTTGTCCTACTGTTATACAGGCCAAGTCTGAaccaaaaatcaatgaGGAGTCAGGAGTGAACAAAAACACCCCCACTCAAGAACAAACCGAATCTAATACAGAATCCAACAATGACAAAATATAG
- a CDS encoding uncharacterized protein (PKUD0B12270; similar to Saccharomyces cerevisiae YBR161W (CSH1) and YPL057C (SUR1); ancestral locus Anc_8.514), with protein sequence MKMKIKLNSEFKFLLYAHLVLAIFLIYELFDLITLLYDDSYRYAFLPNELNNENYIQQQPQLIPKIIHQTYKTTDIPEHWKDGQKNCQILNPDYKYILWTDEMARDFIAEQYPWFLKTFDSYPFPIERADAIRYFILYHFGGIYIDLDDSCQRNLDPLLTVPAFVRKTLPTGISNDLLGSVPNHPFFYKAINQLEKYQRNWLVPYITIMFSTGPLFLSVVWKQYIRWGNPPSGIVRILMPDDYKNASNAFFKITKGSSWHEDDAAVLLLMAKHIVLSVIFCTLLGIAIIASEYFFIVWFHKHFSPKIVKLSRSLKNYLLEFTPLRTRTDYTLLNGDYRNRIPRKARKDSNLPVAISVDLEKNVTALDSIDES encoded by the coding sequence atgaaaatgaaaatcaaactcaACTCGGAATTCAAGTTCTTACTCTACGCCCACCTCGTGCTTGCAATCTTTCTCATTTATGAGCTGTTTGATTTAATCACCTTGCTGTACGACGATTCGTACCGATATGCCTTTTTGCCCAATGAATTAAATAATGAAAACtatattcaacaacagccCCAATTAATACCTAAAATTATCCATCAGACTTATAAGACTACCGATATTCCAGAACACTGGAAAGATGGCCAAAAGAATTGCCAGATTTTGAATCCAGATTATAAGTATATTCTTTGGACTGATGAAATGGCAAGAGATTTCATTGCCGAACAATACCCTTGGTTTTTAAAGACATTTGATAGTTACCCCTTCCCTATAGAAAGAGCAGACGCAATCAGGTATTTTATTCTCTATCATTTCGGTGGTATCTACATTGACTTGGATGATTCTTGCCAGAGAAATTTAGATCCTTTATTAACAGTTCCTGCCTTTGTGAGGAAGACACTACCAACGGGGATCTCAAATGACCTGCTGGGATCTGTTCCAAATCATCCGTTCTTTTATAAGGCAATTAACCAGTTGGAAAAATACCAGAGAAATTGGCTGGTTCCTTACATCACCATTATGTTTTCAACTGGCCCTCTTTTCTTGTCTGTTGTTTGGAAACAATATATTAGATGGGGGAACCCTCCATCAGGCATTGTTCGAATCTTGATGCCAGATGATTACAAGAATGCATCTAAtgccttcttcaaaatcactAAAGGCTCTTCGTGGCATGAAGACGATGCTGCTGTTTTACTATTGATGGCCAAACATATTGTCTTGTCCGTCATATTTTGCACCCTATTGGGTATTGCGATAATTGCCTCTGagtattttttcattgtctGGTTCCATAAACACTTTTCGCCAAAAATCGTCAAATTGTCTAGGAGTTTAAAGAATTACCTCCTGGAGTTCACTCCACTTAGGACAAGGACTGATTATACATTGTTGAATGGTGACTATAGGAACCGCATCCCTAGGAAGGCTAGAAAAGACTCTAATCTGCCAGTTGCTATATCCGTTGATTTAGAAAAGAATGTCACTGCCCtggattcaattgatgaatcttAA
- a CDS encoding uncharacterized protein (PKUD0B12280; Pfam Domains: ADH_N(7.8e-32)|ADH_zinc_N(1.4e-20)) — translation MSVATTVPDEFTGYAVYDPSESTWSTVQEFKFKPKPFDANDVDILVETCSICGSDAHTARNGWKKATQKYPIVVGHEIIGKVVRVGSNVQDFKVGERVGVGAQAQSCLNCDMCKSTNDNYCPHKVMTFGGIYTNSDGTTTMSHGGYSNFVRIQDHFVFHIPDYLKNEEAAPFLCAGITTYSPLSRNLPRELLANGIKPKVGIVGLGGLGMMAIQFAKALGYEVYVFSRGESKRNDAMQLGADRVVITGNSLNWLDDVEENRDVKFKLDLVVCTANSSENFDLDTYLKVLKINGKWVSVGLPETPFTVSPRTFMANACFMGASLLGSHNEMVEMFKLAEKNQIKPWVECLTMSPENCKLGLEKCHFGKCRYRVALTDIDKAFK, via the coding sequence ATGAGCGTTGCAACGACTGTTCCTGACGAATTTACTGGGTACGCAGTCTATGACCCTTCTGAGTCGACATGGTCAACAGTTcaagaattcaaattcaagccAAAACCGTTTGACGCCAACgatgttgatattttagTTGAGACATGCTCGATTTGTGGATCTGATGCCCATACTGCCAGAAACGGCTGGAAGAAGGCTACACAGAAGTATCCAATTGTTGTTGGTCATGAGATTATCGGTAAGGTTGTCAGGGTTGGCTCCAACGTGcaagatttcaaagtaGGGGAAAGAGTTGGCGTTGGAGCACAAGCACAGTCCTGTTTAAACTGTGATATGTGTAAGTCCACCAACGATAATTACTGTCCTCATAAGGTAATGACATTTGGCGGCATCTATACCAATAGCGACGgcacaacaacaatgtcACATGGCGGATATTCCAATTTTGTTAGAATTCAAGACCATTTTGTCTTTCACATACCTGATTATCTAAAGAACGAAGAAGCAGCACCTTTCCTATGTGCCGGTATAACTACGTATTCCCCTTTGTCTAGAAACCTGCCAAGAGAGTTGCTTGCTAATGGTATCAAGCCTAAGGTTGGAATTGTTGGTCTTGGAGGATTGGGTATGATGGCAATTCAGTTTGCAAAAGCCTTAGGATACGAAGTGTATGTGTTCAGTAGAGGCGAATCCAAGAGGAATGATGCGATGCAACTTGGTGCCGATAGGGTTGTTATTACTGGCAATTCCTTGAATTGGTTGGATGATGTGGAGGAAAATCGGGACGTCAAGTTTAAGCTTGATTTGGTTGTCTGTACGGCAAACTCGAGTGAAAACTTCGACTTGGACACCTATTTGAAAGTCCTCAAGATCAATGGGAAGTGGGTCTCTGTGGGATTGCCGGAAACACCATTCACCGTCTCGCCACGAACATTCATGGCGAATGCTTGTTTTATGGGAGCCTCGTTATTGGGGTCTCACAATGAAATGGTTGAGATGTTCAAGTTGGCTGagaaaaaccaaatcaaGCCTTGGGTGGAGTGCCTAACAATGTCTCCGGAAAACTGTAAACTAGGTCTGGAAAAGTGCCATTTTGGCAAATGTAGATACAGAGTTGCTTTAACTGACATTGATAAAGCATTCAAATAA
- a CDS encoding uncharacterized protein (PKUD0B12290; Pfam Domains: LicD(1.8e-45)), with protein MLILNKRLISLLAVLFSISLVIFISSSTSFHEWKEVKLLHHKLSPELQNKLNQQFSSVENEEVKQYKEYKEELAEKERIRKELEEKKKQEEEKKKQEEQKKKLEEEKKKQEEEERKKIEEQRLKEEEEKRKQEEEEKRKEEERKKKEEERRKEQEQLRKDAERRKTHFVNIKNFTYYDFDKTDYLTNEEIVDLLKHLKDDKEHDLTRYHHEIEFDKRITPASYLNEIYKTIGENNGVLSTDLKFKFSWADWLDFDSRLLPGKDFLERHNNQPIMGCDDYGELIGFPKNTPEKQEAVPACSGLSEEEFQSMDNNLYPRFKVTAPFDSKKISIPARIIHGSVYSLHELSPPERLVYVDGKTKTDIIVPIQDEKLKEKHVYNHSLVSKITNDETEDPEKLYLPPINKLMQKILETIKPSEINKNSSSIYEVSKINQDPHTLQEELSYQMSREEFDMPKNMDEIKQRLPNHEIENSLDRKLLEKIELEMNLYPRENYPKFFHECELDGTDGSHFDWRFFNVRSKTNSYKKTSTLNRIIRAWLRFTTTENIHTWLAHGTLLGYSFNEFMLPWDSDHDVQISTESMWRLAKNFNQSLIIDVTTDDELSSGYGQYFLDIGGNFFDRKNSNGANAIDARFIDIHTGMYIDITKLSKVHDVEKDLTRDFYNIHSEIKSEYFKMLKQYGITAEDIIKDGDLIGGNNNHYYRFSELENMKKCLFEGEYGYVQEVYPRILDREFPNRKTGWSFAGFTWRSKIGLWLKDELCTEGSNDRRGDSCMNHEYVKLLYDFIDKDGPKGGERRPIYPDWESVIALDHILDREGKHDK; from the coding sequence ATGCTGATTCTGAACAAGAGGCTGATATCTCTGTTGgctgttttgttttccatAAGCTTGGTTATTTTTATATCGTCGTCGACTTCTTTCCATGAATGGAAAGAGGTAAAACTATTGCATCATAAATTAAGTCCCGAGTTGCAAAATAAGTTGAATCAGCAGTTTTCCAGTGTCGAAAACGAAGAGGTCAAACAGTACAAAGAATATAAGGAAGAACTTGCCGAAAAGGAGAGGATAAGGAAGGAACttgaggagaagaagaaacaagaagaggagaagaagaaacaagaagagcagaagaagaagttggaggaggagaagaagaaacaagaggaagaagagaggaagaagatCGAGGAACAAAGGTtgaaagaggaagaggaaaagagaaaacaggaagaggaggaaaagagGAAAGAGGAGGAACGtaagaagaaggaagaagaaaggaGAAAGGAGCAAGAACAGCTAAGAAAAGATGCTGAAAGGAGAAAGACCCATTTTGTTAATATTAAGAATTTCACTTATTATGACTTTGATAAAACTGATTATTTGACAAACGAAGAAATCGTTGATTTATTGAAACATCTAAAGGATGATAAGGAACACGATCTCACCAGATATCATcatgaaattgaatttgataaaagaatCACTCCTGCGTCGTACTTGAATGAAATTTATAAGACTATTGGTGAAAATAACGGCGTTTTAAGTACTGATTTGAAGTTCAAATTTAGTTGGGCCGATTGGTTGGATTTTGATTCAAGGTTATTGCCTGGTAAAGATTTTCTCGAAAGACACAATAATCAGCCAATTATGGGTTGTGATGACTATGGTGAACTGATTGGATTTCCTAAAAATACAccagagaaacaagaagcCGTACCTGCTTGTTCTGGTTTGAGCGAGGAGGAGTTCCAATCCATGGATAACAATTTATATCCAAGATTTAAAGTTACTGCTCCTTTTGattcaaagaagatttCAATTCCAGCAAGGATTATTCATGGTAGTGTTTATTCATTACACGAGCTGTCTCCACCAGAGCGATTGGTTTATGTTGATGGTAAAACCAAAACTGATATCATTGTTCCAATTCAAGACGAAAAGCTGAAGGAGAAGCATGTCTATAATCATTCACTCGTTAGTAAGATTACCAATGATGAAACGGAGGATCCCGAGAAATTATACCTACCGCCGATTAATAAGTTGATGCAAAAAATTCTAGAAACCATCAAGCCAagtgaaatcaataaaaatagttcttcaatttatgaagtttccaaaatcaaccaaGATCCTCATACCTTGCAAGAGGAGTTGAGTTACCAAATGTCAAGGGAGGAGTTTGATATGCCTAAAAATATggatgaaatcaaacaaagaTTACCAAACcatgaaattgaaaattcacTTGATAGGAAATTATTGGAAAAGATAGAACTTGAAATGAATCTTTATCCTAGGGAAAACTATCCAAAATTTTTCCACGAATGTGAGCTAGATGGTACTGATGGATCTCACTTTGATTGGaggtttttcaatgttagAAGTAAAACAAACAGCTATAAGAAAACTTCAACATTGAATAGAATTATTAGAGCCTGGTTGAGATTTACCACAACAGAAAATATTCATACCTGGTTAGCCCATGGAACTTTATTAGGTTACTCCTTCAATGAGTTTATGTTACCATGGGACTCCGACCATGATGTCCAAATTAGTACTGAGAGTATGTGGAGATTAGCTAAAAATTTCAATCAATCTCTGATTATCGATGTCACAACAGACGATGAACTATCAAGTGGTTATGGTCAGTATTTCCTTGACATTGGAGGTAATTTCTTTGACAGAAAGAATAGCAATGGTGCAAACGCAATTGATGCAAGGTTTATTGATATACATACAGGTATGTATATTGACATTACCAAATTAAGTAAGGTGcatgatgttgaaaaagatcTTACTCGAGACTTCTATAATATTCATTCTGAAATCAAGAGTGAGTATTTCAAGATGTTGAAGCAATATGGCATAACAGCTGAGGACATAATCAAAGATGGTGATTTAATTGGCGGCAATAATAATCATTATTACAGGTTTAGTGAGTTGGAGAACATGAAGAAATGTTTGTTTGAAGGTGAATATGGTTATGTCCAAGAGGTCTATCCTAGAATTTTAGACAGAGAGTTTCCAAATCGTAAAACGGGTTGGTCATTTGCTGGGTTCACATGGAGATCCAAAATCGGCCTCTGGTTGAAGGATGAGTTATGCACTGAAGGTTCGAACGACCGTAGGGGCGACTCATGTATGAATCACGAATATGTCAAATTACTATACgatttcattgataaaGATGGTCCTAAAGGGGGCGAAAGAAGACCAATCTATCCTGATTGGGAATCCGTCATTGCATTAGACCACATCTTAGATCGTGAGGGTAAACATGATAAATAA